From a single Meiothermus sp. Pnk-1 genomic region:
- a CDS encoding zinc ribbon domain-containing protein, which produces MNGSDSLAQLFHLQDKDLELDRIKEEEDRIPEELVAARERWIALQDELEGLQDRLQESRLEYSRNDLQHKDLTAKRSKAQESQRNAQSAREQTQYENVIQQFKGLIEELEEAMLPLLDEIERLEGEVARVRAELEAERPRLEELEAANEARVARLEATYQEKLTERNQIAAGIPATLVREYESIRKARKGTGVAKMLRGGSGYRCGACNVQLPMHVAQQVIQSGKVVRCPACGRILWKGE; this is translated from the coding sequence GTGAACGGGTCGGACTCCTTGGCACAGCTTTTCCACCTACAAGATAAGGACCTCGAGCTGGATCGCATCAAAGAGGAAGAAGACCGCATCCCCGAAGAGCTGGTGGCTGCCCGTGAACGCTGGATCGCGCTACAGGATGAGCTAGAGGGGCTGCAGGACCGCTTGCAGGAATCCCGCCTCGAATATAGCCGCAACGACCTCCAGCACAAAGACCTCACCGCCAAGCGCAGCAAGGCCCAGGAGAGCCAGCGCAACGCCCAGAGTGCGCGTGAACAGACCCAGTACGAAAACGTGATCCAGCAGTTCAAAGGGCTGATCGAGGAGCTCGAGGAGGCCATGCTCCCTTTGCTCGACGAGATCGAGCGGCTGGAGGGGGAGGTGGCGCGGGTCAGGGCGGAGCTCGAGGCCGAGCGGCCCCGGCTGGAGGAGCTCGAGGCCGCCAACGAGGCCCGCGTCGCCAGGCTCGAGGCCACCTACCAGGAAAAGCTCACCGAGCGCAACCAAATCGCCGCCGGCATCCCGGCCACCCTGGTGCGCGAATACGAGTCCATCCGCAAAGCCCGCAAGGGAACCGGGGTCGCTAAGATGCTACGGGGTGGTTCGGGGTATCGCTGCGGAGCCTGTAACGTGCAGCTCCCGATGCACGTGGCCCAGCAGGTGATCCAGTCTGGCAAGGTGGTGCGCTGCCCGGCCTGCGGACGCATCCTGTGGAAGGGCGAGTAG
- a CDS encoding nucleoside hydrolase: MPRKIIYDCDPGHDDAIAMMLALASPELEVLGVTVVHGNVSLARTARNALVVREILGAEVPVYAGADRPLVRERISAEAVHGVSGLDGPHLPEPKRGLEQKHAVAFLIETVKAHPGEVTLVPTGPLTNLALALRLEPQIAGLIPQIVLMGGSLDTGNWTPAAEFNILCDPHAARIVFESGIPIVMMGLNLTHQVIATPRWVERFRALGTPVGEFTAQLLEFFREHHVDRYGWEGAALHDPCAVAYLIRPELFKTQAMYVAIETNEGLNFGRTVCDRWGVTGRPANAQVGLAVDAEGLFDLLVERVGKYR, translated from the coding sequence GTGCCCCGAAAGATCATCTACGACTGCGACCCCGGCCACGACGACGCCATCGCCATGATGCTGGCCCTGGCCAGCCCGGAGCTCGAGGTGCTGGGGGTGACGGTCGTCCACGGCAACGTGAGCCTTGCACGCACCGCCCGCAACGCCTTGGTGGTGCGGGAGATCCTGGGAGCTGAGGTGCCCGTCTACGCCGGGGCCGACCGGCCCTTGGTGCGCGAGCGGATCAGCGCCGAGGCCGTCCACGGGGTCTCGGGGCTAGACGGACCCCACCTGCCAGAACCCAAGCGGGGCCTGGAACAAAAGCACGCCGTGGCCTTTCTCATCGAAACGGTGAAGGCCCACCCCGGGGAGGTCACGCTGGTACCCACCGGGCCGCTCACCAACCTGGCCTTGGCCCTAAGGCTCGAGCCCCAGATCGCCGGGCTCATCCCGCAGATCGTGCTGATGGGAGGCTCCCTGGACACCGGCAACTGGACCCCCGCCGCGGAGTTCAACATTCTCTGCGACCCCCACGCCGCCCGGATCGTCTTCGAATCGGGCATCCCCATCGTGATGATGGGCCTCAACTTGACCCACCAGGTCATTGCTACGCCCCGCTGGGTCGAACGCTTCCGGGCCCTAGGGACCCCGGTGGGCGAGTTCACCGCCCAGCTGCTCGAGTTCTTCCGCGAGCACCATGTAGACCGCTACGGCTGGGAAGGCGCTGCCTTGCATGACCCTTGCGCGGTGGCCTACTTGATCCGGCCCGAACTCTTCAAGACCCAGGCCATGTACGTGGCCATCGAGACCAACGAGGGGCTCAACTTTGGCCGCACCGTCTGCGACCGGTGGGGGGTCACCGGTCGGCCCGCCAACGCCCAGGTGGGGCTTGCGGTGGACGCCGAAGGACTGTTCGACCTGCTGGTGGAGCGCGTCGGTAAGTATAGATAA